In a single window of the Anaerotruncus rubiinfantis genome:
- a CDS encoding DRTGG domain-containing protein codes for MTVQDIKEILKADVLCEGDGLGAEVHTACGSDMMSDVLAFVKDQSVLLTGLVNSQVVRTAEMMDMVCIVFVRGKQPDQAIIDLAQERGIAVMTTPYRMFAACGLLYSNGLRGGCESDV; via the coding sequence ATGACAGTTCAGGATATCAAGGAAATTTTAAAGGCGGACGTCCTCTGTGAGGGCGACGGCCTCGGCGCCGAAGTGCACACCGCCTGCGGCAGCGATATGATGAGCGACGTACTGGCTTTTGTCAAGGACCAGAGCGTGCTGCTCACCGGGCTTGTGAATTCCCAGGTGGTGCGCACCGCCGAAATGATGGACATGGTCTGCATCGTCTTTGTGCGCGGAAAGCAGCCCGACCAGGCGATCATCGACCTCGCGCAGGAACGCGGTATCGCGGTGATGACCACCCCATACCGGATGTTCGCGGCCTGCGGGCTGCTTTACAGCAATGGATTGAGAGGCGGTTGTGAAAGCGATGTCTGA
- a CDS encoding PHP domain-containing protein: protein MKPVFYDLHIHSCLSPCGDNDMTPNNILNMSLLKELDLIALTDHNSCKNCPAILKAAEGSGLQVLPGMELTTAEEIHVVCLFPTLENAMAFDSYVYERLADIDNEPSIFGDQFILDENDAVAGSVKKLLVNATTIEISDVPALVQSYGGLCYPAHVDRNSYSVLSNLGFIPPECGFRTLEVAKPDIFFGDGAHADLKEGYYIVTSSDAHYLEDIAERERCIHLETVDFAGLAARLL from the coding sequence GTGAAGCCGGTTTTCTACGATCTGCACATCCATTCCTGTCTGTCGCCCTGCGGCGACAACGACATGACCCCCAACAACATCCTGAACATGTCGCTTTTGAAGGAACTGGACCTGATCGCGCTGACCGACCACAACTCCTGCAAAAACTGCCCGGCGATCCTGAAGGCTGCCGAGGGCAGCGGCCTTCAGGTGCTGCCCGGCATGGAGCTGACCACAGCGGAGGAAATCCATGTGGTCTGTCTGTTTCCCACGCTCGAAAACGCCATGGCGTTCGATTCCTATGTGTACGAACGGCTCGCGGACATCGACAATGAGCCGTCCATTTTCGGCGACCAGTTCATCCTGGATGAAAACGATGCGGTCGCGGGCAGTGTAAAAAAGCTCCTGGTCAATGCGACCACGATCGAAATTTCCGACGTGCCCGCGCTGGTGCAGTCCTACGGCGGGCTTTGTTACCCGGCGCATGTCGACCGCAATTCCTACAGCGTGCTCTCGAACCTGGGTTTCATCCCGCCGGAATGCGGCTTTCGCACGCTTGAGGTTGCCAAGCCGGACATTTTTTTCGGGGACGGCGCACATGCCGATCTCAAGGAAGGGTATTATATTGTCACAAGCTCTGACGCGCATTATTTGGAGGATATCGCCGAACGCGAGCGCTGCATCCATCTGGAGACGGTTGACTTCGCGGGACTGGCGGCAAGGCTTTTATGA
- a CDS encoding glycoside hydrolase family 25 protein translates to MYEGVDTSSNNNGGTGLVNFDAVRISGRAFAMVRVGYGLRSTSGFSGYISKSFVQQLKNAQAAGLDTGVYWYSRAVNEEQARIEADACLKAIAPYQLTYPVAFDQEYDGQIMALTRQKRTNICIAFLEEVRRQGYYPMMYASKDWYENWIYDSQLQKYDHWVAQYADRLTYQGETSIWQYSGSGSIPGVTGAIDLDVSYKDYPTIIREGGYNHLTPVGTDYKALYEAERARNRALISGMQSLIDQYQG, encoded by the coding sequence ATGTATGAAGGCGTGGACACCAGTTCCAACAATAACGGCGGAACCGGCTTGGTCAACTTCGACGCCGTCAGAATCTCCGGGCGCGCGTTCGCCATGGTGCGGGTTGGCTACGGCCTGCGCAGTACCAGTGGCTTTTCGGGTTATATCAGCAAATCTTTTGTGCAGCAGCTCAAGAACGCGCAGGCGGCCGGACTTGATACCGGCGTTTACTGGTACAGCCGCGCGGTAAATGAAGAACAGGCGCGTATCGAGGCAGACGCCTGCCTCAAAGCCATCGCACCATACCAGCTCACCTATCCGGTGGCGTTTGACCAGGAATATGACGGCCAGATCATGGCGCTGACCCGTCAGAAGCGCACCAACATCTGCATCGCATTTCTGGAGGAGGTACGCCGTCAGGGCTACTACCCCATGATGTACGCCTCCAAGGACTGGTATGAAAACTGGATCTATGACAGCCAGCTTCAGAAATACGACCACTGGGTGGCGCAATATGCCGACCGGCTCACCTATCAGGGCGAGACTTCCATCTGGCAGTACAGCGGTTCCGGTTCGATCCCCGGTGTGACCGGCGCGATCGACCTGGATGTGAGCTATAAAGATTACCCCACGATCATCCGGGAAGGCGGTTACAACCATCTCACTCCCGTGGGCACTGACTATAAAGCGCTCTACGAAGCGGAACGCGCGCGCAACCGCGCGCTCATCAGCGGGATGCAGTCACTTATCGACCAGTATCAGGGCTGA
- a CDS encoding phosphatase PAP2 family protein, which translates to MEWLLQADLAVTGWINTHLHTALLDAVLPFVTTLGDNGFIWILFTVCLLLFKRTRRWGMVCGIALLTGYLTGEVFLKNLVARARPFTHLEGFQLLIPEPAGFSFPSGHSASSFAGATSLFFMNHRNGWWAYPLAGLIAFSRVYLSVHFVTDITAGILLGVASAFFARWLCDRYLARTP; encoded by the coding sequence ATGGAGTGGCTTTTACAGGCGGATCTGGCCGTTACAGGCTGGATCAACACACATCTGCACACGGCGCTTCTGGATGCGGTGCTGCCGTTTGTCACTACGCTCGGCGACAACGGCTTTATCTGGATTCTTTTTACCGTCTGCTTGCTGCTGTTTAAAAGGACCCGCCGCTGGGGGATGGTCTGCGGGATCGCTCTGCTGACCGGCTATCTCACCGGCGAGGTGTTCCTAAAAAATCTGGTGGCCCGTGCGCGGCCGTTTACCCATCTTGAGGGCTTTCAGCTGCTGATCCCCGAACCCGCGGGTTTTTCGTTTCCCTCTGGGCATTCGGCCTCCTCTTTTGCGGGCGCGACCTCTCTTTTTTTTATGAACCACAGAAACGGCTGGTGGGCGTACCCGCTTGCGGGCCTGATCGCGTTTTCACGGGTCTATCTTTCGGTGCATTTTGTCACCGATATAACGGCGGGGATTCTTTTGGGGGTGGCGAGCGCCTTTTTTGCCCGTTGGCTCTGTGACCGTTATCTGGCCCGAACCCCATAA
- a CDS encoding ATP-binding protein: protein MMQELSLNVLDIAQNSVRAKADLIEITVDEQPGKDLLTITIADNGCGMSAEQVHKVIDPFFTTRTTRKVGLGVPFLKMAAEMTGGTLAIDSKVNVGTTVTATFGLTHIDRMPLGDMAGTISSLVQCNPDIDFVYTYRRGEQAFAADTREFRQVLAGVPLSNPEVVGFISSFIRENMTEIQGNG from the coding sequence GTGATGCAGGAACTGTCGCTGAATGTGCTGGATATCGCGCAGAATTCGGTGCGCGCAAAGGCGGATCTCATTGAAATCACGGTGGATGAACAGCCAGGGAAAGACCTTCTCACCATCACGATCGCGGACAACGGCTGTGGGATGAGCGCCGAACAGGTACATAAAGTGATCGACCCGTTTTTTACCACCCGCACGACCAGAAAGGTCGGGCTGGGCGTGCCGTTTCTCAAAATGGCGGCGGAGATGACGGGCGGGACGCTTGCAATCGACTCCAAAGTGAATGTGGGGACGACGGTAACAGCCACATTTGGGCTGACCCACATCGACCGGATGCCCTTGGGGGACATGGCGGGGACAATCAGCTCGCTGGTTCAGTGCAATCCGGATATTGATTTCGTCTATACCTACCGCCGCGGGGAACAGGCATTTGCGGCGGATACACGGGAGTTCCGGCAGGTGCTCGCGGGCGTGCCGCTTTCCAATCCGGAAGTGGTGGGATTCATCAGTTCGTTCATCCGGGAGAACATGACGGAAATCCAGGGGAATGGATAA
- a CDS encoding (2Fe-2S) ferredoxin domain-containing protein produces the protein MKSLAELQALRDKVKSNMGIREDDTGNTRVVVGMATCGIAAGARPVLQAFTEEVAKRNLQNVTIAQTGCIGICQYEPVVEIMEPGKEKVTYVKMTAEKAAQVVANHLVNGNVMTEYTIGAVAQKA, from the coding sequence ATGAAAAGTTTAGCGGAGCTTCAAGCTCTCAGGGACAAAGTGAAAAGCAATATGGGCATCCGGGAGGATGACACAGGCAACACCCGTGTCGTGGTCGGCATGGCAACCTGCGGAATCGCCGCGGGCGCACGCCCTGTGTTGCAGGCGTTCACCGAGGAGGTCGCCAAACGCAATCTCCAGAACGTCACCATCGCACAGACCGGCTGTATCGGCATCTGTCAGTATGAGCCGGTTGTGGAGATCATGGAACCCGGCAAGGAAAAGGTCACCTATGTAAAAATGACTGCGGAAAAAGCTGCGCAGGTGGTTGCGAACCATCTGGTAAACGGCAACGTCATGACCGAATACACCATCGGCGCTGTCGCGCAGAAAGCATAA
- a CDS encoding NusG domain II-containing protein, which produces MKIRKFEIVLIAALLVACAAWGFYLYRPRGGDTIAVITADSQEVRRIDLAHAKDEVFTLKGKPVSFEVLDGKIRFVNVTCPDHICEKAGWCESPGDRAVCMPNRVTLVCYPRDELN; this is translated from the coding sequence ATGAAAATACGTAAATTTGAAATCGTCCTCATCGCCGCACTGCTCGTTGCCTGCGCGGCGTGGGGATTTTATCTGTACCGGCCGCGCGGCGGCGACACGATCGCGGTGATTACAGCGGATTCCCAGGAAGTCCGGCGGATCGATCTCGCACACGCAAAGGATGAGGTTTTCACACTGAAAGGAAAGCCGGTCAGTTTTGAGGTGCTGGACGGGAAGATCCGTTTTGTGAACGTGACCTGCCCGGACCACATCTGTGAGAAGGCGGGCTGGTGCGAAAGCCCGGGCGACCGGGCGGTCTGCATGCCCAACCGGGTGACGCTCGTCTGTTACCCGCGCGACGAATTGAATTGA
- a CDS encoding transketolase, whose product MDQKRAKELEIIATKIRLAALDAVYTAASGHIGGSLSVADILTVLYFEKMHIDPQNPRDPERDRFVLSKGHCTPALYPTLALRGYFPAEDLKLFRSIEGHMSGHPDMVHVKGVDMSTGSLGQGLSAAVGMALAGKIDGKSYRVYAAVGDGEAEEGQIWEAGMAATKYHLDNLCVFLDVNGLQIDGATADVMPSEPLDKKWEAFGWNVLKIDGHDYAEISGALDKAETVKGKPTMILARTVKGKGVSYMENNAGWHGKAPGKELYEQGRAELEAFLKGLEG is encoded by the coding sequence ATGGATCAAAAACGCGCAAAAGAACTGGAGATTATCGCTACGAAGATCCGCCTTGCTGCATTGGATGCGGTTTATACCGCTGCTTCCGGGCACATAGGAGGATCTTTGTCGGTTGCGGATATTCTGACGGTGCTTTATTTTGAAAAAATGCATATTGACCCCCAAAACCCCAGAGACCCGGAGCGGGACCGCTTTGTGCTCTCCAAAGGGCATTGCACGCCCGCGCTTTATCCCACGCTCGCGCTGCGCGGCTACTTCCCGGCGGAGGATCTGAAGCTCTTCCGTTCGATCGAAGGGCATATGTCCGGCCATCCGGATATGGTGCATGTCAAAGGGGTGGATATGTCCACCGGCTCGCTGGGACAGGGCCTTTCCGCGGCGGTCGGCATGGCGTTGGCCGGAAAGATTGACGGGAAATCCTACCGGGTGTATGCTGCCGTGGGCGACGGCGAGGCGGAAGAAGGCCAGATCTGGGAAGCCGGGATGGCCGCCACGAAATACCATCTGGACAACCTGTGCGTATTTCTCGATGTGAACGGCCTGCAGATTGACGGCGCGACTGCCGATGTCATGCCTTCCGAGCCGCTCGACAAGAAGTGGGAGGCGTTCGGCTGGAATGTTCTGAAGATCGACGGCCACGATTACGCGGAGATTTCCGGCGCGCTCGACAAGGCCGAAACTGTAAAAGGCAAGCCGACCATGATCCTTGCCAGGACGGTCAAGGGCAAGGGCGTCTCCTACATGGAGAACAACGCGGGCTGGCACGGCAAAGCGCCCGGCAAGGAACTCTATGAACAGGGGCGGGCGGAACTTGAAGCATTTTTGAAAGGTCTGGAGGGTTAA
- a CDS encoding transketolase family protein: protein MGEVIATRAAYGKALVKFGGLNPNLVVLDADLSAATMTNGFAKEYPDKFFNIGIAEADMVGIAAGLATCGKIPFVNSFAMFSAGRAWEQVRNSVCYPRLNVKVVGSHGGLSVGEDGATHQCCEDFALMRVIPGMTVLCPCDGNEMTAAVEALMSYEGPVYMRLGRLAVETVTDTIPGYHFEIGKGVQLVDGSDVTIIAIGMMVQEALKAADLLKAEGVSARVIDMHTIKPLDTEMLLKAARETGCIVTSEEHNVIGGLGSAVSEFLSENCPVPVVKHGVEDQFGRSGKAPLVMQAYGLTPEKIAAKAKEAIAKKK from the coding sequence ATGGGAGAAGTAATTGCAACGCGCGCGGCCTACGGAAAGGCGCTTGTGAAATTCGGCGGGCTCAACCCGAACCTGGTGGTGCTTGACGCGGACCTTTCCGCCGCCACCATGACCAATGGCTTCGCCAAGGAATATCCGGATAAATTTTTTAATATCGGCATTGCCGAGGCGGATATGGTCGGCATCGCCGCGGGCCTTGCGACCTGCGGGAAGATCCCGTTCGTCAACTCGTTCGCGATGTTTTCGGCTGGCCGCGCTTGGGAACAGGTGCGCAATTCGGTCTGCTATCCGCGCCTGAACGTCAAGGTGGTCGGTTCACACGGCGGCCTTTCGGTCGGTGAGGACGGCGCTACCCACCAGTGCTGCGAGGATTTCGCACTGATGCGGGTAATCCCTGGTATGACGGTGCTCTGCCCCTGCGACGGCAACGAAATGACCGCCGCTGTGGAGGCGCTCATGAGCTATGAAGGGCCGGTCTATATGCGCCTTGGGCGACTGGCGGTCGAAACGGTGACCGACACAATCCCAGGCTATCACTTTGAAATCGGCAAGGGCGTACAGCTGGTGGATGGGTCGGATGTCACGATTATCGCCATTGGCATGATGGTGCAGGAGGCGCTCAAAGCCGCAGACCTGCTCAAGGCGGAAGGCGTTTCGGCGCGCGTGATCGACATGCACACGATAAAGCCCCTTGATACCGAAATGCTGCTCAAGGCGGCCCGGGAGACCGGCTGCATTGTGACGAGTGAAGAGCACAATGTGATTGGTGGGCTTGGCAGCGCGGTGAGCGAATTCCTTTCGGAGAACTGCCCGGTTCCGGTGGTCAAGCACGGTGTGGAGGATCAGTTCGGCCGTTCGGGCAAAGCGCCGCTGGTGATGCAGGCCTACGGCCTCACGCCGGAGAAGATCGCCGCGAAGGCGAAAGAAGCGATCGCCAAAAAGAAGTAA
- a CDS encoding ATP-binding protein: protein MSEVIKLEYDVPGDDFTRAGEASSDVKAVLKKLGLHSNVVRKVAIAMYEGEINMVIHGGGGHITVEISPECITMSLVDHGPGIKDISLAMQEGWSTAPESVRNLGFGAGMGLPNMKKYSDEMEIQSVVGEGTTVDMKVHVA from the coding sequence ATGTCTGAGGTAATCAAGCTCGAATACGACGTGCCCGGCGATGACTTCACCCGTGCGGGCGAGGCCTCCAGCGACGTCAAGGCGGTGCTCAAAAAGCTGGGCCTGCATTCGAACGTGGTGCGCAAGGTAGCCATTGCGATGTATGAAGGGGAAATCAACATGGTCATCCATGGCGGCGGCGGGCATATCACGGTGGAGATTTCCCCCGAATGCATCACCATGTCTCTGGTCGACCACGGCCCCGGCATCAAGGACATCAGCCTTGCCATGCAGGAAGGCTGGTCCACCGCGCCCGAAAGCGTGCGCAACCTTGGGTTCGGCGCAGGTATGGGACTGCCCAATATGAAAAAATACAGCGATGAGATGGAGATACAAAGCGTAGTGGGAGAAGGCACCACCGTGGACATGAAGGTTCACGTGGCCTAG
- a CDS encoding [Fe-Fe] hydrogenase large subunit C-terminal domain-containing protein: protein MNKANFFHSVTLDRDKCHGCINCVKRCPTEAIRVREGKARIIKERCIDCGECIRVCPHHAKQAIFDPLSVMDTYKYKVALPAPALYGQFNNLDDIDIILGALQMMGFDEVFEVARAAELVSDATRKYMARPDVKRPVISSACPAVLRLIRVRFPELIDNVLPLHAPIEVAARLARKAAMEKTGFAPEEIGVIFISPCPAKVTAVKMPLGAEKSAVDAVIAIREVYPKLISLMKNVPQTVDLTQAGRMGIGWGSSGGEAAAALKERYLAADGIENVIRVLEDLEDEKFYDLDFVELNACSGGCVGGVLTVENPYVAKAKLKRIRKYRPVSCNHLPDDEISPYQWDAPVEYEPVLELDENFKVAMEKMNKMREIEGRLYGMDCGSCGAPSCKALAEDIVRGFSTEEACIFKLRDEMRAMAEGLSRLSKFMPRPSEAVDDEQNDK from the coding sequence ATGAACAAGGCAAATTTTTTCCATTCGGTGACGCTCGACCGTGACAAATGCCACGGCTGCATCAACTGTGTCAAACGCTGCCCGACCGAAGCGATCCGGGTGCGGGAAGGTAAGGCGCGCATCATCAAGGAGCGCTGCATCGACTGCGGCGAGTGCATCCGCGTCTGCCCGCACCACGCGAAACAGGCCATCTTTGACCCGCTTTCGGTCATGGATACCTATAAATACAAGGTGGCGCTCCCCGCGCCCGCCCTCTATGGGCAGTTCAACAACCTTGACGACATCGACATCATCCTCGGCGCTTTGCAGATGATGGGGTTCGACGAGGTGTTTGAGGTCGCGCGGGCGGCCGAGCTCGTTTCGGACGCAACCCGCAAATATATGGCCCGGCCCGATGTCAAGCGGCCGGTCATTTCCTCCGCCTGTCCGGCTGTCCTGCGGCTCATCCGGGTGCGCTTCCCGGAACTCATTGACAACGTCCTGCCGCTGCACGCGCCCATCGAGGTTGCCGCGCGGCTCGCGCGCAAAGCGGCGATGGAAAAGACCGGCTTCGCGCCGGAGGAGATCGGCGTCATCTTCATCAGCCCCTGCCCGGCCAAGGTGACGGCTGTCAAGATGCCGCTCGGAGCGGAAAAAAGCGCGGTCGACGCGGTGATCGCCATCCGCGAGGTCTACCCGAAGCTCATCTCGCTGATGAAAAACGTCCCGCAGACGGTCGATCTGACCCAGGCTGGCCGGATGGGCATCGGCTGGGGCAGCAGCGGGGGAGAGGCGGCAGCCGCTCTCAAGGAGCGGTATCTGGCCGCCGACGGGATCGAAAACGTCATCCGCGTCCTCGAGGATCTCGAGGACGAGAAGTTCTACGACCTCGATTTCGTCGAGCTCAACGCCTGTTCCGGCGGCTGCGTCGGCGGCGTGCTGACCGTCGAGAACCCGTATGTCGCCAAAGCCAAGCTCAAACGTATCCGCAAATACCGTCCGGTTTCCTGCAACCATCTGCCGGACGACGAAATCTCCCCTTATCAGTGGGACGCGCCGGTCGAATACGAGCCGGTGCTCGAGCTCGATGAGAACTTCAAGGTCGCGATGGAAAAGATGAACAAGATGCGCGAGATCGAAGGCCGGCTCTACGGCATGGACTGCGGCTCTTGCGGCGCGCCGTCCTGCAAGGCGCTGGCCGAGGATATCGTGCGCGGGTTTTCCACTGAGGAGGCCTGCATCTTCAAGCTGCGCGACGAAATGCGTGCCATGGCGGAGGGCCTCTCCCGGCTCTCGAAATTCATGCCGCGTCCCTCCGAGGCGGTGGATGACGAACAGAACGACAAATGA
- a CDS encoding DRTGG domain-containing protein — protein MTVQQAAQKLGLSVLSGGEALGREIECVYCCDLLSFVMGRAPADSAWVTVMGNVNAMAVALLADVACVVLAEGAQFDDEAKQKAEQNDIAVLASPRPVYDTAREIDRELHP, from the coding sequence ATGACGGTACAACAGGCGGCGCAGAAGCTGGGGCTTTCGGTCCTGTCCGGAGGCGAGGCGCTCGGACGGGAAATCGAATGCGTCTACTGCTGCGATTTATTGAGTTTTGTGATGGGACGCGCCCCGGCGGACAGCGCTTGGGTGACGGTGATGGGGAATGTCAACGCGATGGCTGTGGCGCTTTTGGCCGATGTGGCCTGTGTGGTGCTGGCCGAAGGCGCGCAGTTCGACGACGAAGCGAAACAGAAAGCCGAACAGAACGACATCGCGGTGCTTGCCTCACCGCGGCCGGTTTACGATACGGCAAGGGAGATCGACCGGGAGCTCCATCCGTGA
- a CDS encoding NADH-quinone oxidoreductase subunit NuoE family protein, whose translation MANTKTVVPFKGTPEQEEKLKALMAQHRGEKGALMPVMQGAQEIYGYLPIEVQKMISEGMDIPLEEIYGVATFYAQFTLNPKGEHKISVCLGTACYVKGAGDIFNKLSEKLGISSGGCTPDGKFSLDACRCVGACGLAPVMMIDDEVYGRLTVDEIDSILAKYGA comes from the coding sequence ATGGCGAACACCAAAACGGTCGTACCTTTCAAAGGGACGCCGGAACAGGAAGAGAAGCTCAAGGCGCTCATGGCACAGCACAGGGGAGAAAAGGGAGCGCTCATGCCGGTGATGCAGGGTGCGCAGGAGATCTATGGCTATCTGCCAATCGAAGTGCAGAAGATGATTTCCGAAGGCATGGATATTCCGCTGGAAGAGATCTACGGCGTGGCCACATTCTACGCGCAGTTCACCCTCAACCCGAAGGGCGAGCACAAGATTTCGGTCTGCCTGGGAACGGCCTGCTATGTCAAGGGCGCGGGCGATATCTTCAACAAGCTCTCAGAGAAGCTCGGGATTTCGAGCGGCGGATGCACTCCGGACGGAAAATTCAGTTTGGACGCCTGCCGCTGTGTCGGCGCATGCGGGCTTGCTCCGGTCATGATGATCGACGATGAGGTCTATGGCCGGCTGACGGTTGATGAGATCGATTCGATCCTGGCGAAATACGGCGCCTGA
- a CDS encoding phosphoglucomutase, whose amino-acid sequence MSISRENILKLQNGSDVRGVAVGGVEGQPVTLTGEAANRIAAAFARWLSEKSGKPIHELKIGVGHDSRISAPALGREVLAGLLAQGVGAYDCGLASTPSMFMSIVFPETAFDGSIMITASHLPYNRNGLKFFTPDGGLEKADITALLETAALLSAQDADLSAAGKADLIPLYAKSLCEKIRLGVNAQDYDHPLAGLKIVVDAGNGAGGFFVEQVLAPLGADTTGSQFLEPDGMFPNHIPNPENKAAMDAIRHATVSNHADLGIIFDTDVDRMSAVLHDGTEVCRDAIIAMMAAILAKDYPGSTIVTDSVTSDKLTDFLENTLHLRHHRFKRGYKNVINESKRLNDAGTVSPLAIETSGHGALSENYFLDDGAYLAVKLLIAAANARRQGKQVDSLIEKLPRQFECREYRMNLLGENFKAYGQEVLKVFEGRAKAAGYTVAPNSYEGVRLSFTGTETQGWMLLRLSLHDPLMPLNLEGNRPGDCDRIVTIAKELLTGFDRLDLSPLEK is encoded by the coding sequence ATGTCTATTTCCCGGGAAAATATCCTGAAGCTGCAAAATGGCAGCGATGTGCGCGGCGTTGCCGTCGGCGGCGTCGAAGGACAGCCGGTCACGTTGACCGGAGAGGCCGCGAACCGGATTGCGGCGGCGTTCGCACGCTGGCTTTCTGAAAAATCCGGCAAACCCATTCATGAGCTGAAAATCGGCGTTGGACACGATTCCCGTATTTCCGCGCCCGCGCTGGGGCGCGAGGTGCTCGCGGGATTGCTCGCGCAAGGCGTCGGGGCCTATGACTGCGGGCTCGCTTCCACGCCTTCGATGTTCATGTCAATCGTATTTCCAGAGACCGCCTTTGATGGCTCCATTATGATCACCGCGTCCCACCTGCCGTATAACCGGAACGGCCTTAAATTTTTCACCCCGGACGGCGGGCTTGAAAAGGCCGATATCACCGCATTGCTCGAAACCGCGGCGCTGCTTTCGGCCCAGGATGCGGATCTTTCCGCCGCAGGCAAGGCCGACCTCATTCCGCTTTATGCCAAAAGCCTCTGCGAAAAAATCCGCCTCGGCGTGAATGCGCAGGACTATGACCACCCGCTCGCCGGGCTCAAAATCGTGGTCGACGCTGGCAACGGAGCGGGCGGGTTCTTTGTTGAGCAGGTCCTGGCTCCGCTCGGCGCGGACACCACCGGCAGCCAGTTTTTGGAGCCGGACGGCATGTTCCCCAACCACATCCCAAATCCGGAAAACAAAGCGGCAATGGACGCCATACGCCACGCGACCGTGTCGAATCATGCCGATTTGGGGATTATTTTTGATACTGACGTCGACCGGATGTCCGCTGTGCTGCACGACGGCACCGAGGTCTGCCGCGATGCGATTATTGCGATGATGGCCGCCATTCTTGCAAAGGACTACCCCGGCTCGACCATTGTGACCGACTCGGTCACCTCCGACAAGCTCACCGATTTTCTTGAAAATACGCTGCACCTTCGGCATCACCGCTTCAAACGTGGCTATAAAAATGTCATCAACGAGTCCAAACGCCTCAATGACGCAGGCACCGTTTCGCCGCTCGCCATTGAAACCTCCGGCCACGGCGCTCTTTCCGAAAATTATTTTCTCGACGATGGCGCCTATCTGGCTGTCAAGCTGCTGATCGCCGCCGCAAACGCCCGCAGGCAGGGAAAGCAGGTGGATTCGCTTATCGAGAAGCTCCCCCGGCAGTTCGAATGCCGCGAATACCGCATGAACCTTCTGGGCGAAAACTTCAAAGCCTACGGGCAGGAGGTCCTCAAGGTATTTGAGGGCCGTGCGAAGGCCGCCGGCTACACGGTCGCGCCGAATTCCTACGAGGGGGTCCGGCTTTCGTTCACCGGGACCGAAACGCAGGGCTGGATGCTGCTGCGGCTTTCGCTGCACGACCCGCTCATGCCGCTCAACCTCGAGGGCAACCGTCCCGGCGACTGCGACCGGATCGTCACCATCGCAAAGGAGCTGCTCACTGGGTTTGACCGGCTTGATCTGTCGCCGCTTGAAAAATAG